A single uncultured Methanobrevibacter sp. DNA region contains:
- a CDS encoding ATP-binding protein produces MVNRQLYMDKVLQFMDKDIIKIITGIRRCGKSYLLKLIINELIKKGVNRNNILLMDFELPEYNNIKYREDLDEIVLNFINTRNDKVYLLFDEVQNVENWEISINSYYKLPNTDIYVTGSNSKLLSKDLTTFLTGRYISIELYPFSFSEFCKYKEELNEKCIFKNELNSPLENLFDEYLNYGGFPLAIMAKDYKTIVLNDLFSSIVLNDVVKRYEIRNVGLFFRITKYLMENVGNLISVNSIYNYLKHEDLKLTKNTVYNYLSYLEDAYFLLNATKEDLFGKKEIVGSEKYYLVDQGFYKANLEEKQQNKCRILENIIYLELLRKGYKVTTGKIKNYEVDFICKKDGEKVYIQVSYLLSDEKTIEREFHPLLEIKDNYPKYVISMDKMNMSRDGIKHLNVINFLKDSPQL; encoded by the coding sequence ATGGTTAATAGGCAATTATACATGGATAAAGTTCTCCAGTTTATGGATAAAGATATTATTAAAATAATAACTGGGATACGAAGATGTGGTAAGTCTTATTTATTGAAGTTAATCATTAATGAACTAATTAAAAAAGGTGTAAATAGAAATAATATTCTTTTAATGGATTTTGAACTTCCAGAATATAATAACATTAAATATAGGGAGGATTTGGATGAAATTGTTTTAAATTTTATAAATACTCGAAATGATAAAGTTTATTTACTATTTGATGAGGTTCAAAATGTTGAAAATTGGGAAATAAGTATAAATAGTTATTATAAACTTCCTAATACTGATATTTATGTTACTGGTTCAAATTCTAAATTATTATCTAAAGATTTAACTACTTTTTTAACTGGACGTTATATATCTATAGAATTATATCCATTTTCATTTAGTGAATTTTGTAAGTATAAAGAAGAATTAAATGAGAAGTGCATCTTTAAAAATGAATTAAACAGTCCATTAGAAAATCTTTTTGATGAATATTTAAACTATGGGGGATTTCCATTAGCTATAATGGCTAAAGATTATAAAACAATAGTATTAAATGATTTGTTTTCTTCTATTGTTCTTAATGATGTTGTTAAACGATATGAAATTAGAAATGTGGGATTGTTTTTTAGAATTACTAAATATTTGATGGAAAATGTTGGTAATTTAATATCTGTGAATTCAATTTATAATTATTTAAAACATGAAGATTTAAAACTAACTAAAAACACGGTTTATAATTATTTAAGTTATTTGGAAGATGCATATTTTTTATTAAATGCAACCAAAGAAGATTTATTTGGTAAAAAGGAAATTGTTGGTTCTGAAAAATATTATTTGGTTGATCAGGGATTTTATAAGGCAAATTTGGAAGAAAAACAGCAAAATAAATGTAGAATTTTAGAAAATATTATTTATTTGGAATTATTAAGGAAGGGTTATAAAGTTACAACTGGTAAAATTAAAAATTATGAAGTTGATTTCATATGTAAAAAAGATGGAGAGAAAGTATATATTCAAGTATCTTATTTACTGAGTGATGAAAAAACAATTGAAAGGGAATTTCACCCATTGCTTGAGATTAAAGATAATTATCCAAAATATGTTATAAGTATGGATAAAATGAATATGTCTCGTGATGGAATTAAACATTTAAATGTAATTAACTTTTTAAAGGATAGTCCCCAACTTTAA
- a CDS encoding Mur ligase family protein → MIESDFPKDTTFGVIGICGANCNLVARILKDRGFNVVGTDMSSSEDCRFKKSLEGYDIEIFYGSHPKEFFEKADYVIPPISLPKTAKVFDIIKEKNIPILEVNDVIDIFKVNKPVFGITGTNGKTTTTTLLKKIAYDNNILPAEHNLDKMQGNAEYIPILQSRLKGDVGILEVGTFGVPGTIERIVKNTDLTSGLITNITPDHLNDLGGFMDYAHVKAEFIKGLNGKQLIVNGQDPTIMGLLKELNFEGEVITFGVDETPVGVAPKECVCGRNMDVKEIISGSGYYFCNCGLTTPQVDYVATNIDLDNRTFELHTPSEKLQVKMLLDGIHNVYNIVGVIIAAHEFLKLPYDKILSSIATFTGVPGRMEKIGVIDGKDIIVDFAHNPAGVETVLREFKKLYGDITTVITISSESGEEGDLEIFDKVLEFSKYIVPASFASQKIASNKINNCHDFDGRIVLTHIDDFVKKGTLGATFDEVQEGISQAIQLDCNKIVVIGEAATKFKNCINNL, encoded by the coding sequence ATGATTGAATCTGATTTTCCTAAAGATACTACATTTGGTGTAATTGGGATTTGTGGAGCTAACTGTAATTTAGTGGCTAGAATACTTAAAGACAGGGGATTCAACGTTGTTGGAACAGACATGTCTTCCAGTGAGGATTGCAGGTTTAAAAAATCTCTAGAAGGCTATGACATTGAAATATTTTATGGATCTCATCCTAAAGAATTTTTTGAAAAAGCAGATTATGTAATTCCACCTATAAGTTTACCTAAAACAGCAAAAGTATTTGATATTATTAAAGAAAAAAATATTCCAATTTTGGAAGTTAATGATGTTATAGATATTTTTAAAGTAAATAAACCAGTTTTTGGGATAACTGGAACTAATGGTAAAACAACTACAACAACTCTTTTAAAGAAAATAGCTTATGATAATAATATTTTGCCTGCAGAACACAATTTAGATAAAATGCAGGGAAATGCTGAGTATATTCCTATTTTACAGTCTCGTTTAAAGGGGGATGTTGGAATTTTGGAAGTAGGGACTTTTGGAGTTCCTGGAACTATTGAAAGAATAGTTAAAAACACAGATTTGACTTCTGGATTAATTACAAATATCACTCCTGATCATTTAAATGATTTGGGAGGATTTATGGATTATGCTCATGTTAAAGCAGAATTTATTAAAGGTTTAAATGGAAAACAATTAATTGTCAATGGTCAGGATCCAACAATTATGGGGCTCTTAAAAGAATTAAATTTTGAAGGAGAGGTAATTACTTTTGGAGTAGATGAGACACCAGTTGGTGTAGCACCTAAAGAGTGTGTTTGTGGTAGAAATATGGATGTTAAAGAAATTATTTCCGGTTCTGGATATTATTTTTGTAATTGTGGATTAACAACTCCTCAAGTTGATTATGTTGCCACTAATATTGATTTGGATAATAGAACTTTTGAATTACACACTCCAAGTGAAAAATTACAGGTTAAAATGCTTCTTGATGGAATTCATAATGTTTATAATATTGTTGGAGTAATTATTGCTGCACATGAATTTTTAAAATTGCCTTATGATAAAATATTAAGTTCAATAGCTACTTTTACTGGTGTTCCTGGAAGAATGGAAAAAATAGGAGTTATTGATGGAAAAGATATTATTGTGGATTTTGCACATAATCCTGCAGGTGTTGAGACTGTTTTACGTGAGTTTAAAAAATTATATGGTGATATTACTACTGTTATTACTATTTCATCTGAGTCTGGTGAAGAAGGGGACTTAGAAATATTTGATAAAGTTTTAGAATTCTCTAAATATATTGTTCCAGCATCTTTTGCTTCTCAAAAAATAGCTTCTAATAAAATAAATAATTGTCATGATTTTGATGGGAGAATAGTATTGACTCATATAGACGACTTTGTTAAAAAAGGTACTCTTGGTGCAACTTTTGATGAAGTTCAAGAAGGTATTAGTCAGGCAATTCAATTGGACTGTAACAAAATAGTAGTTATTGGTGAAGCAGCTACTAAATTTAAAAATTGTATTAATAATTTATAA
- a CDS encoding aconitase X catalytic domain-containing protein, with protein sequence MFLTKKEEQMCDGEFGETIRKSMDILVALGDIYGASKLVDITSAQVSGVSYKTIGDAGLEYLQDLASDDKGVASVNSSLNPPGTDLDNWEALGFPEDFSIKQNQIVEAYGKLGISKTCTCTPYLVGNVPRFRDHVSWSESSAVAYVNSVIGAKTNREGGPAALAAAIVGKTPLYGFHLDENRKTNLVVDVETELAGADFGALGYIVGKIVGGGVPYFTLKNIPNNNNLKTLGAALASSGSVALYHMENVTPEYEIAAKSEADDHISISEDDILDTRNKLSTTTKEPDLICLGCPHASLEEIKEVANIVKGKTIKNKLWICTSVSVKATADRMGYTKAIENAGGNVVCDTCMVVAPIEDMGFEVIGVNSAKAANYVPSMCGLDVVYNDVENLIQFE encoded by the coding sequence ATGTTTTTAACAAAAAAAGAAGAACAAATGTGTGATGGGGAATTTGGAGAAACTATTAGAAAAAGCATGGATATTTTAGTTGCTTTAGGAGATATTTATGGTGCTTCTAAATTAGTTGATATTACTTCAGCACAAGTTTCTGGAGTTTCTTATAAAACTATTGGTGATGCTGGATTAGAGTATCTTCAAGATTTAGCTAGTGATGATAAGGGGGTAGCTAGTGTTAATTCTTCTTTGAATCCACCAGGTACTGATTTAGATAATTGGGAGGCTCTTGGATTTCCAGAAGATTTTTCAATTAAGCAAAACCAGATTGTAGAAGCTTATGGTAAACTTGGAATCTCAAAAACATGTACTTGTACTCCTTATCTTGTTGGAAATGTTCCTAGATTTAGAGATCATGTTTCTTGGTCTGAATCTTCAGCAGTAGCTTATGTTAATTCTGTAATTGGTGCTAAAACTAACCGTGAAGGTGGTCCAGCAGCATTAGCCGCAGCTATTGTTGGAAAAACTCCACTTTATGGATTTCATTTAGATGAAAATAGGAAAACTAATCTGGTAGTAGATGTAGAAACCGAACTCGCAGGTGCTGATTTCGGAGCTCTCGGATATATTGTTGGAAAAATTGTTGGTGGTGGAGTACCTTATTTTACTCTTAAAAATATTCCAAACAATAATAATTTAAAAACATTAGGAGCAGCACTTGCCTCATCAGGTTCAGTAGCACTTTATCATATGGAGAATGTTACTCCGGAATATGAAATAGCTGCTAAAAGTGAAGCTGATGATCATATATCAATCTCCGAAGATGACATTTTAGACACCCGTAACAAGCTATCTACTACAACTAAAGAACCAGATTTAATCTGTTTAGGTTGTCCTCATGCTTCTTTGGAAGAAATAAAGGAAGTTGCAAATATTGTCAAAGGAAAAACAATTAAAAATAAATTATGGATTTGTACATCAGTTAGTGTAAAAGCAACAGCTGATAGAATGGGTTATACAAAAGCTATTGAAAATGCAGGGGGTAATGTGGTCTGTGATACCTGTATGGTAGTAGCACCTATTGAAGATATGGGCTTTGAAGTAATTGGTGTAAATTCAGCAAAAGCAGCTAATTATGTTCCATCTATGTGTGGACTTGATGTTGTTTATAATGATGTAGAAAATTTAATTCAGTTTGAATAA
- a CDS encoding Mur ligase family protein translates to MNYLVVGAGNAGRPVARLLNNQNHKVIITDPKQLSDFKQDVQSILKQMEKEGVILDLGNNNPSIEGIDKVYKAPSLPDSAPIAKKIADANLEIFTNEDFSKMVNDLIPVDIIGITGTMGKTTTTFITTSIFKQAGYKVWACSSLVNNLVSEAIIDGIVKGKAQNCDIAIFELPHGTIGLLDKLDIKIGLLTNIAEDHLSEFGGSLEKYQQRKLILEKMSETFIANNSCRDIISNVRDNALYYALDEDCDFVGKEGDEELTIKYSAGEFTTPFHMVSYFFENSVGASSVALTYGISQKDIIDALSEFKGLPAHMEDVGEYNGRKVILDSAFLYDGMKITLDYFKDDDVVLFLDHFDTLSKRDKKEVGKLVGQYVDVVIASGFNEVNQTVEMDAAYEVLDAIENPNAIKVATEDITKAAALTFKYSKPGDIILHMGPLIAYDRLTTVEKIMKGLEEGSKKYD, encoded by the coding sequence ATGAATTATTTAGTTGTTGGTGCAGGAAATGCAGGTAGGCCTGTTGCAAGGTTACTTAATAATCAAAATCATAAAGTTATTATAACTGATCCAAAACAGTTATCTGATTTTAAACAAGATGTGCAAAGTATTTTAAAACAAATGGAAAAAGAAGGAGTTATTTTAGATTTAGGTAATAATAATCCTTCTATTGAAGGAATTGATAAAGTTTATAAAGCTCCAAGTTTACCAGATAGCGCACCTATTGCCAAAAAGATAGCTGATGCTAATTTAGAAATTTTTACTAATGAAGACTTCTCAAAAATGGTAAATGATTTAATTCCAGTAGATATTATTGGTATTACTGGAACTATGGGTAAAACAACCACTACATTTATTACAACAAGTATTTTTAAACAGGCAGGGTATAAAGTATGGGCTTGTTCTTCTTTAGTTAATAATTTAGTTAGTGAAGCTATTATTGATGGCATAGTTAAAGGTAAAGCTCAAAATTGTGATATAGCTATTTTTGAACTTCCACATGGAACTATAGGTCTTTTAGATAAATTAGATATTAAAATAGGACTTTTGACTAATATTGCAGAAGACCATTTATCTGAATTTGGTGGTTCTCTTGAAAAATATCAACAACGTAAATTAATCTTAGAAAAAATGAGTGAAACATTCATTGCAAATAATTCATGTAGGGATATTATATCTAATGTAAGGGATAATGCATTGTATTATGCATTAGATGAGGACTGTGATTTCGTTGGAAAGGAAGGTGATGAAGAGTTAACTATTAAATATTCTGCAGGTGAATTTACAACACCATTCCACATGGTCAGCTACTTCTTTGAAAACTCTGTAGGAGCAAGTAGTGTTGCTTTAACTTATGGAATTTCTCAAAAAGATATTATTGATGCATTATCAGAATTTAAAGGTCTTCCTGCACATATGGAAGATGTAGGAGAGTATAATGGAAGAAAGGTTATATTGGATTCTGCATTTTTGTATGATGGGATGAAAATTACTTTAGATTATTTTAAAGATGATGATGTGGTATTATTTTTAGATCATTTTGATACATTATCTAAACGGGATAAAAAAGAGGTTGGAAAACTTGTTGGTCAGTATGTGGATGTTGTAATAGCTAGTGGATTTAATGAGGTTAATCAAACAGTTGAAATGGATGCAGCATATGAAGTTTTAGATGCTATTGAAAATCCGAATGCTATTAAAGTAGCTACTGAGGATATTACAAAAGCAGCAGCTCTTACATTTAAATATTCAAAACCTGGAGATATTATTTTACATATGGGTCCACTTATAGCTTATGATAGACTTACTACAGTTGAAAAAATCATGAAAGGACTTGAAGAAGGAAGTAAAAAATATGATTGA